A single Cryptosporangium phraense DNA region contains:
- a CDS encoding TetR/AcrR family transcriptional regulator, whose protein sequence is MYSRLETLMPDPDDLTARARIRDAALAQFADVGFQKATIRSIAAEAGVSPGLLRHHFGSKEELRDAVDAHVLDQIREANAKVAEAAGQHTFSPAVSRESMQPFQRYFSRALLDGSPTIAALFDQVAKLTEAWIEESDKLRDDEPMIDVGTRAAAWTAMVFGVSLLQNHVGRLLGVDDIYADPEHRLELAMLDIYSHALITPELARQARESLDRKE, encoded by the coding sequence ATGTATAGCCGACTGGAGACGCTCATGCCCGACCCCGACGACCTGACCGCTCGCGCCCGCATCCGCGACGCGGCGCTGGCCCAGTTCGCCGACGTCGGGTTCCAGAAGGCCACGATCCGCAGCATCGCCGCCGAGGCCGGCGTCTCCCCCGGGCTGCTCCGCCACCACTTCGGCTCCAAAGAGGAACTGCGCGACGCCGTCGACGCGCACGTGCTGGACCAGATCCGCGAGGCGAACGCGAAGGTCGCCGAGGCGGCCGGGCAGCACACGTTCAGCCCGGCGGTGAGCCGGGAGTCCATGCAGCCGTTCCAGCGCTACTTTTCGCGGGCGCTGCTCGACGGCTCTCCCACGATCGCCGCCCTCTTCGACCAGGTCGCCAAGCTCACCGAGGCCTGGATCGAGGAGTCCGACAAGCTCCGCGACGACGAACCGATGATCGACGTCGGCACCCGGGCGGCCGCGTGGACCGCGATGGTGTTCGGCGTCTCGCTGCTGCAGAACCACGTCGGCCGGCTCCTCGGCGTCGACGACATCTACGCGGACCCCGAGCACCGGCTCGAACTCGCGATGCTCGACATCTACTCGCACGCGCTGATCACCCCCGAGCTGGCCCGGCAGGCCCGCGAATCCCTCGATCGCAAGGAGTAG
- a CDS encoding diguanylate cyclase domain-containing protein: MRALQTGRAQQALGREQAVAAGAARLAASSDPVVVHRAAIETTLALIGGPGTVTLALGHDLRHHVVAGGPPGRVLDFEPLPAALTTALRGGEPVYLEGLDCERLRNILPLPPRRGSALIVRLRAGGRDVGALVVTAHRPLGPDVRAAVTAWSTQVATALAGLALTEELLHRAHHDPVTGLANRALMHQRLAAVLPTTPTALILVTVDGDHPDADVLCAVADRLTAAARPGDSVARLGDDEFGVVLPGIDDADEATEIATRLIEALRAPIETDDDPLTIGGSIGVALHAPGSGTPETSIAALVREAEAALRRARAATTPATPDPASPRRLYAVS, from the coding sequence ATGCGTGCACTCCAGACGGGCCGGGCCCAGCAGGCGCTCGGCCGGGAGCAGGCGGTCGCCGCCGGTGCGGCCCGGCTCGCCGCGAGCAGCGACCCCGTCGTCGTCCACCGGGCCGCGATCGAGACCACGCTCGCGCTGATCGGCGGCCCGGGCACGGTGACGCTGGCGCTCGGCCACGATCTCCGGCACCACGTCGTCGCCGGCGGACCTCCCGGCCGGGTCCTCGACTTCGAGCCGCTGCCGGCCGCGCTGACCACGGCGCTCCGGGGCGGCGAACCGGTCTACCTCGAGGGCCTCGACTGCGAGCGGCTCCGGAACATCCTGCCGCTCCCGCCGCGTCGGGGCAGCGCGCTGATCGTCCGGCTGCGGGCCGGCGGCCGGGACGTCGGGGCGCTGGTCGTCACCGCCCACCGTCCGCTCGGTCCCGACGTCCGAGCCGCGGTCACCGCCTGGAGCACGCAGGTCGCCACCGCGCTGGCCGGCCTCGCGCTCACCGAGGAACTCCTGCACCGGGCCCACCACGACCCGGTGACCGGCCTGGCCAACCGGGCGCTGATGCACCAGCGCCTGGCCGCCGTGCTGCCGACCACGCCGACCGCGCTGATCCTGGTCACGGTGGACGGCGACCACCCGGACGCCGACGTGCTGTGCGCGGTCGCCGACCGGCTCACCGCGGCGGCCCGCCCCGGTGACTCGGTGGCCCGGCTGGGCGACGACGAGTTCGGCGTCGTCCTGCCCGGCATCGACGACGCCGACGAGGCGACCGAGATCGCCACCCGCTTGATCGAAGCGCTCCGCGCCCCGATCGAGACCGACGACGACCCGCTCACGATCGGCGGCTCCATCGGCGTCGCACTCCACGCCCCCGGCTCCGGCACCCCCGAGACGTCGATCGCCGCGCTCGTCCGCGAGGCGGAGGCCGCGCTGCGCCGCGCCCGGGCCGCCACGACACCGGCGACGCCGGATCCGGCGTCCCCCCGGCGCCTCTACGCCGTTTCCTAG
- a CDS encoding ABC transporter substrate-binding protein gives MRRPIRFTTVAVLAVALAAAGCTKNTGDKDEGDQQEASTQTAVLAENSDGPAPGVPGAKKGGTVTVYTSGDFEHLDPQQAYVIPALTAGTNLMWRTLTQFRENGDGKLEVVGDLATNTGEESNGGKTWKFTLKDGLKFEDGTPITSKDVAYGVARSFSPDLTEGPKWFQQWLAGSAEYNKVYKGPYDGGAKVPPGVEVPDDKTIIFNFKTPHADVPFAATMPTTSPVPAAKDTKAQYENHPVSSGPYKIQTYNRSQKMTLVRNENWDPNTDPIRHNFPDSYVFEFTRTAEQASEALLADAGEAQSGLSFQDEQVPASVYPKVIANPDAKKRILTGPTQFVWMIDINLQRVKDINVRKALNYALDREGMLKVWGSFSGLPATTILSPTTSGYEDFNLYDGGKNGNVEKAKELLGGKRVPLTYAYRNTERNQAIAAFLRSSLKNAGFDLTIQPVDEDQYYTVLGRRDNPFDLYLQGWGSDWPGGSTTIPPLFDGRAITPTGNQNITYMNDDTANQKMDEILALTDQTQADKQWAALDKDIMTRVVPIVPAIYDKQTTMYGSKIGGIYLSAPYGNSGLNNLYVK, from the coding sequence ATGCGACGACCCATCAGATTCACGACGGTCGCTGTTCTGGCGGTCGCGCTCGCCGCCGCCGGGTGTACGAAGAACACCGGCGACAAGGACGAGGGTGACCAGCAGGAGGCCTCGACCCAGACCGCGGTGCTGGCGGAGAACTCTGACGGACCCGCCCCCGGCGTGCCCGGGGCCAAGAAGGGCGGGACGGTCACGGTCTACACCAGCGGCGACTTCGAGCACCTCGACCCGCAGCAGGCGTACGTGATCCCGGCCCTGACCGCCGGCACGAACCTGATGTGGCGGACGCTCACCCAGTTCCGCGAGAACGGCGACGGCAAGTTGGAAGTCGTCGGTGACCTGGCCACGAACACCGGCGAGGAGTCCAACGGCGGCAAGACCTGGAAATTCACGCTCAAGGACGGGCTGAAGTTCGAGGACGGCACGCCGATCACGTCCAAGGACGTCGCCTACGGCGTGGCCCGCTCGTTCAGCCCCGACCTCACCGAGGGTCCGAAGTGGTTCCAGCAGTGGCTGGCCGGCAGCGCCGAGTACAACAAGGTGTACAAGGGCCCGTACGACGGCGGCGCGAAGGTCCCACCGGGCGTCGAGGTGCCGGACGACAAGACGATCATCTTCAACTTCAAGACCCCGCACGCCGACGTCCCGTTCGCCGCGACCATGCCGACGACGTCCCCGGTGCCGGCGGCCAAGGACACCAAGGCGCAGTACGAGAACCACCCGGTCTCGTCCGGGCCGTACAAGATCCAGACCTACAACCGCAGCCAGAAGATGACGCTGGTCCGTAACGAGAACTGGGACCCGAACACGGACCCGATCCGGCACAACTTCCCGGACTCGTACGTCTTCGAGTTCACGCGCACCGCCGAGCAGGCCAGTGAGGCGCTGCTGGCCGACGCCGGCGAGGCCCAGTCGGGTCTGTCGTTCCAGGACGAGCAGGTCCCGGCCAGCGTCTACCCGAAGGTGATCGCGAACCCGGACGCCAAGAAGCGGATCCTCACCGGCCCGACGCAGTTCGTCTGGATGATCGACATCAACCTGCAGCGGGTCAAGGACATCAACGTCCGCAAGGCGCTCAACTACGCGCTCGACCGCGAGGGCATGCTCAAGGTCTGGGGCTCGTTCTCCGGCCTGCCGGCCACGACGATCCTGTCGCCGACGACGTCCGGGTACGAGGACTTCAACCTCTACGACGGCGGGAAGAACGGCAACGTCGAGAAGGCCAAGGAGCTGCTCGGCGGCAAGCGGGTGCCGCTGACCTACGCCTACCGCAACACCGAGCGGAACCAGGCCATCGCCGCGTTCCTGCGCAGCAGCCTGAAGAACGCCGGGTTCGACCTGACGATCCAGCCGGTCGACGAAGACCAGTACTACACGGTGCTCGGGCGTCGGGACAACCCGTTCGACCTGTATCTGCAGGGCTGGGGCTCGGACTGGCCGGGCGGCAGCACGACGATCCCGCCGCTGTTCGACGGCCGGGCGATCACGCCGACCGGCAACCAGAACATCACGTACATGAACGACGACACGGCCAACCAGAAGATGGACGAGATCCTCGCGCTGACCGACCAGACCCAGGCCGACAAGCAGTGGGCAGCCCTGGACAAGGACATCATGACCCGGGTCGTCCCGATCGTCCCGGCCATCTACGACAAGCAGACGACGATGTACGGCTCGAAGATCGGCGGCATCTATCTCAGTGCCCCGTACGGCAACTCGGGCCTGAACAACCTGTACGTGAAGTAG
- a CDS encoding ABC transporter ATP-binding protein, which produces MTDAIAVSGLLKNFGTTRALNGLDLAVRTGEVHGFLGPNGAGKTTTIRILLGLARADGGTATLLGGDPWSQATDLHRRLAYVPGDVTLWPNLSGGEIIDLLGRLRGGINPKRRTELLERFQLDPRKKGRAYSKGNRQKVALVAAFASDAELLLLDEPTSGLDPLMEEVFRSVVEEFVAEDGRTVLLSSHILSEVEALCDRVTIVREGRAVETGTLTELRHLTRTSIRAELAGPPTGLDGLTGVHDLQVRDNRVTFTVDVAQLDEALVHLTTIGVRSLESRPPTLEELFLSHYTAAA; this is translated from the coding sequence ATGACCGACGCCATCGCCGTGTCCGGTCTCCTCAAGAACTTCGGCACCACCCGGGCGCTCAACGGCCTCGACCTGGCCGTCCGCACCGGCGAGGTGCACGGCTTCCTCGGCCCGAACGGCGCCGGGAAGACCACGACGATCCGCATCCTGCTCGGCCTGGCCCGCGCCGACGGCGGCACCGCGACGCTGCTCGGCGGCGACCCCTGGTCGCAGGCCACCGACCTGCACCGCCGGCTGGCCTACGTCCCCGGCGACGTCACACTGTGGCCGAACCTCTCCGGCGGCGAGATCATCGACCTGCTCGGGCGGCTGCGCGGCGGCATCAACCCCAAGCGCCGCACCGAGCTGCTCGAACGCTTCCAGCTCGACCCGCGCAAGAAGGGCCGCGCCTACTCGAAGGGCAACCGGCAGAAGGTCGCGCTGGTCGCCGCGTTCGCGTCCGACGCCGAGCTGCTGTTGCTCGACGAGCCGACGTCCGGCCTCGACCCGCTGATGGAGGAGGTCTTCCGTTCGGTCGTCGAAGAGTTCGTGGCCGAGGACGGGCGGACCGTGCTGCTCTCCAGCCACATCCTGTCCGAAGTGGAGGCCCTCTGCGACCGCGTGACGATCGTCCGCGAGGGCCGGGCCGTCGAGACCGGCACGCTGACCGAGCTGCGCCACCTGACCCGTACGTCGATCCGGGCCGAGCTCGCCGGTCCGCCGACCGGCCTCGACGGCCTGACCGGCGTCCACGACCTGCAGGTCCGCGACAACCGCGTCACGTTCACGGTCGACGTCGCCCAGCTGGACGAAGCACTCGTGCACCTGACGACGATCGGCGTCCGCTCGCTGGAGTCGCGTCCGCCCACGCTGGAGGAGCTGTTCCTCTCGCACTACACCGCGGCCGCGTGA
- a CDS encoding SDR family oxidoreductase, producing MANLDFTGATVLVTGGTKGVGKVIAETFTRAGADVVVCARNEPATPPPGHFVRTDVRDPDACRALVDATVDRFGRLDVLINNAGGSPDADAATVSPRFVEKIVALNLLAPFYLAQAANAAMTTGSIVNIGSVSASDPQPGTAAYAAAKAGLLTLTKALALEWGPSVRVNHITAGLIRTEADLYTQQTTSLIPAGRLADPEDIANACLYLSSDLANYVNGADLAVHGGGEIPARFLLNP from the coding sequence ATGGCGAATCTGGACTTCACCGGGGCGACCGTGCTGGTCACCGGCGGCACCAAGGGCGTCGGCAAGGTCATCGCCGAGACGTTCACCCGTGCCGGCGCCGACGTCGTCGTGTGCGCCCGGAACGAGCCGGCCACCCCGCCGCCGGGCCACTTCGTCCGGACCGACGTCCGCGACCCGGACGCCTGCCGGGCCCTGGTGGACGCCACCGTCGACCGCTTCGGCCGCCTCGACGTGCTGATCAACAACGCCGGCGGCTCCCCCGACGCCGACGCCGCCACGGTCTCGCCCCGCTTCGTCGAGAAGATCGTCGCGCTCAACCTGCTGGCCCCGTTCTATCTCGCCCAGGCCGCCAACGCCGCGATGACCACCGGCTCCATCGTCAACATAGGAAGCGTCTCGGCCTCGGACCCGCAGCCGGGGACGGCGGCGTACGCGGCCGCGAAGGCCGGCCTGCTGACGCTGACGAAGGCCCTCGCGCTCGAGTGGGGACCGTCGGTGCGGGTCAACCACATCACCGCCGGACTCATCCGGACCGAGGCCGACCTCTACACGCAGCAGACGACGAGCCTGATCCCGGCCGGGCGCCTGGCCGACCCGGAGGACATCGCGAACGCCTGCCTGTACCTGAGCTCGGACCTGGCGAACTACGTCAACGGCGCCGACCTGGCCGTGCACGGCGGCGGTGAAATTCCGGCCCGGTTCCTCTTGAATCCCTAG
- a CDS encoding ABC transporter permease: MFAGTGALLRLALRLDRVRLPIWVLVLAVLPASTAAQYMQLYPTDADIRDVSGILANPALEAINGSLFSVTLGGLTAWKIGATEFVLVALMSLLTVVRHTRTEEETGRLELVGSAATGRYAPLTAAVLTAAVANAAATLLVFAFLAATGLPVAGSLAFGLATGSAGLVFAAVAAVAAQLVGAGRSATGIASAVLGAAYLLRALGDTGPTWLSWLSPIGWAMRTRSYAGERWWVLGLSLVVAVLFGAGAYALVARRDLGASLLPERAAPADGALGSVFGLAWRLQRGVLLGWVVAMVFAGGVLGGAANGLSESLDSNSNISDVLSRLGGHQGVTDAYLAAVFGIVGLTIAAYTVQAVLRLHTEEAAQRVEPLLATPVGRLRWALGHLAFAVLGTPLLLLVAGVSGGLVYGLETSDVSGQVPRLTEAALVQTPAAWVLAGFGALLFGLAPRASALTWAGLIACFVLLELGALLGLSQWLIDASPFAHVPKLPGDAVRAAPLVWLTVIAAALAGAGLAGFRRRDVG; this comes from the coding sequence ATGTTCGCCGGAACGGGTGCGCTGCTGCGGCTGGCGCTGCGGCTCGACCGGGTGCGTCTGCCGATCTGGGTGCTGGTGCTGGCGGTGCTCCCGGCGAGCACCGCGGCCCAGTACATGCAGCTCTACCCGACCGACGCCGACATCAGGGACGTCAGCGGGATCCTCGCCAACCCGGCGCTGGAGGCGATCAACGGCTCGCTGTTCAGCGTGACGCTGGGCGGGCTGACCGCGTGGAAGATCGGCGCGACCGAATTCGTCCTCGTGGCGTTGATGAGCCTGTTGACCGTCGTCCGCCACACCCGGACGGAGGAGGAGACCGGCCGGCTGGAGCTGGTCGGGTCGGCCGCGACCGGGCGGTACGCGCCGCTGACGGCGGCCGTCCTGACCGCGGCCGTCGCGAACGCGGCCGCGACCCTGCTGGTGTTCGCGTTCCTGGCCGCGACCGGCCTGCCGGTCGCCGGATCGCTCGCGTTCGGTCTGGCGACCGGGTCGGCCGGGCTGGTCTTCGCCGCGGTCGCGGCGGTCGCCGCGCAACTCGTCGGGGCCGGTCGCTCCGCGACCGGGATCGCCTCGGCGGTGCTCGGCGCCGCCTACCTGCTGCGGGCGCTGGGTGACACGGGTCCGACCTGGCTGAGCTGGCTGTCCCCGATCGGTTGGGCGATGCGGACGCGTTCCTACGCGGGCGAACGGTGGTGGGTGCTGGGTCTGTCGCTCGTGGTGGCCGTGTTGTTCGGAGCGGGCGCGTACGCGCTGGTGGCGCGGCGGGATCTGGGCGCCTCGCTGCTGCCGGAGCGGGCGGCCCCGGCGGACGGCGCACTCGGCAGTGTGTTCGGGCTGGCCTGGCGGCTGCAGCGCGGTGTGCTGCTGGGCTGGGTCGTCGCGATGGTGTTCGCCGGTGGGGTGCTCGGCGGGGCCGCCAACGGGCTGTCCGAGTCGCTGGACTCGAATTCGAACATCAGCGACGTGCTGTCGCGGTTGGGCGGCCACCAGGGCGTCACCGACGCGTACCTGGCCGCGGTGTTCGGGATCGTCGGGCTGACGATCGCCGCGTACACGGTGCAGGCCGTGCTGCGGCTGCACACCGAGGAGGCCGCGCAACGGGTCGAGCCGCTGCTGGCGACGCCGGTCGGGCGGCTGCGGTGGGCGCTCGGCCACCTGGCGTTCGCCGTGCTCGGGACGCCGTTGCTGCTGCTGGTGGCCGGGGTCAGCGGCGGGCTGGTCTACGGTCTGGAGACCTCGGACGTCAGCGGGCAGGTGCCCCGGCTGACCGAGGCCGCGCTGGTGCAGACGCCGGCCGCGTGGGTGCTGGCCGGGTTCGGCGCGCTGCTGTTCGGGCTGGCGCCGCGGGCCAGCGCGCTGACCTGGGCCGGGCTGATCGCCTGCTTCGTGCTGCTGGAGCTCGGCGCCCTGCTCGGGCTGAGCCAGTGGCTGATCGACGCGTCGCCGTTCGCGCACGTCCCGAAGCTGCCGGGCGACGCGGTGCGGGCGGCGCCGCTGGTCTGGCTGACCGTGATCGCCGCCGCGCTGGCGGGGGCCGGCCTGGCCGGTTTCCGCCGCCGGGACGTGGGCTGA